gtgactcacagtcccctccacagccattggcttcctactggactgtgagttcctgagacacagctgagcacatggcatcgtacccagccatcgccctccttgtgctccagtgtttgagcaggtaaaactaagctggtttcatcaaatgtatctaatagatttcctatcaagggtttgagtggagaaacgttcctcagaggagctgctgtatttacactggggcattttttatctctgcttctgtctcttttttttcttcttcctctgtctattctgacatgaaagagctctccaaggaaaagattcatggaatcctagaataacgcagcttggaagagacccctgaacaccatctctgtcccactgacctttatggatCCCTAATGAATATCTGAAAGCATTTgcgctcccttgggttcatctcaacacatgcacacagtggacttgcacatgatgtgtatgtttacaactcatctgtacaatgaaaacatgggcttttgacctagtattccatagaatgatagaatgtcctgagttggaaggacccacaaggatcattgagtccaactcctgtccctgcacaggacaaccccacagtccacaccgtgtgtctgaggacgttggccagtctcttcttgaacactgtcaggttggggctgtgacacctccctgggcagcctgttccagtgcccagcaccctctgggtgaagaaccttttcctcatgtccaactgaccctcccctggcacatcgtcctgctgttcccttgggttctgtcactggtcaccagagagaagagctcagtacctacccttccttctccccttgtgaggaagctgtagccaccatgaggtctccttttagtgttttcctcacctctgatgctgagaaaccccttggtttgctctctgaagcagaaaggagaagccatgagccccaggcaatgggaagggggatcctgtccctcacacacggctcagggctcttcctgggaccgtgggatgtgggtgtgcaaggccgagggaaggacaacgcTGGTAcaacaccttccagcttccccatggggctgcaaggaggcaacaaggccccagtgccatgaggacaacatgtcttctcccaggcctcagtggcagagacaactgccatggccaaggggacaaagacctgggtcctgttggtcccttccagcctcaccagcgccctttgccatctccatcacaggctgttctacacggtcctacacctgcccctctttccctgcaggctgcagacacccatctcgcttccccacctgctctcaccccagcatttctgtcccttcactgatgtgtctgcaccctcactgccTGTTCTTttgaacacaaaccatgggctgatccagcccCCTCTGGGTggcctcttgcaccacagcactgcccttccagtgacattttttcctcctgatatccagtctccacttcccaatctgcacttggtagcttttttttcctctcctggttgtTCCTACTACTTGGGAAAGCTATACCacctcagaaactgcccatcaagcagggaaccctacctgttagtcttcttgtggtcttccactagaccagagagaagtaacctcaccatgactgctgctggcccttcagcttctctgatagacatgagcatgtccctgtttctgtccatcatgttctcaggtgggatggacatgacaacatgtctccaaggcctcttcctgggtaggggctgtgggtacttatgcagaggttctttcccagccacgttcctgctgctgggctgtcacctccagagacagaactaacctcactgtccccttcacagtcacatactgcttactggattatgagtgtctgaGGCACAGCTGATGTCATAACACACCATACCCATCCATAAAACGcctatggcccaggacctgaccagatgAATGTATGTCTCTTCTATTAAActtatcaaatatatttcctactaacgaTTTAAGTGGGGAaatatcccagtgctgcatctaggctgatttctctggtatgtaacatccaacatgAAGTGAGCTCTAGACActgtctgccccacaggcctCCATGGAACCTCAAGgaatggctgtttgttttcacctggGCTCATCTCACCTGAGGTTCCTCTCACCTCACATACATGACGTGCATGCTCACAGCTTATCTGTTCaatgaaaacctcctgttgccactccaaagggatgggaggtacctcagccctaaggtgtgtccccctgctctgtattcgtctgagatgtcccatgtcatgtggaatggacacagggagggatctcagttcaaggaagcacatcccagtgctgcattctggtggtttcccatgggatgttactctcaacatgaagtgacctcgagacactgtctgtcccatgggccttcatggaaccccctGGAATAACTGATGgcatttgtgctcacttgggttcatgtCAACTCGTGTACattatgtgcatgctcacatctcatctgtacaatacaaacttggacttctgacctactcattcagtgtccatccatggagggaagaacaacctctgtgagctggggagggaggccagggctggaaatggaggttgtgaggggccagtccatgacgatgccctggggcagcttccacggggtgtccagtgcacaggggcacagcccagcccctgctctgctggtcctgcaggtctctggcaggaggcctggctgtgagaggacactgctgtgtgcccagccctgcacacacacactgtttagcTGTAccctggtgttttgatcttcaggccacATTCTCAGAAGgttcttgagaaaaagtttcaatgaagacctaagcctttcacctttctttctggaaagatgctctgaggccagctctgtcacagcagtgcccatggcctgtccctgcctgcgctcacaggactgacacacagcaggacggtgaccaggctgccagagcactcaggccttgcaccaacacaagggatgagaaggagagtgtgggagtggaacgagaacagctctggaaggccaagcgctggtgctccctggcagggctgccaggctggactcttttcccctcctcccatgtgCACAAGAGCTGTCcatgcagctccaaacaggccttgcaggaaggatatagtgaaaaaaaggtcactacaggaccctttattttgtttaaatacgcACAGATcacggctcctcatttacacagccattagttataaaagaaaagcagaaagtgattTAGAGAGGGGATGACGTTatcacaataaagaaaacatcaataacaacagaaaatacagattagagactggacctgtaactagttacattaaaactgctatatAGTAGCAGATGGGTAGtttcctgcttcagaaaacactaaggtATGaatttccacagggcatccttgagctcctggttcctcatgctgtagatgagggggttcactgctggaggcaccactgagtacagaacagacaccaccaggtccagggatggggaggagatggaggggggcttcaggtgggcaaacatgccagtgctggcATAGAGGGAaaccacggccaggtgagggaggcacgtggagaaggctttgtgccgtccctgctcagaggggatcctcagcacggccctcaaaatctgcacataggagaaaagaatgaaaataaaacacccaaatactGCTAAGAGagtaaccacaagaagcccaagttcgctgaggtaggagtttgagcaggagagcttgaggatctgtgggatttcacagaagaactggtccagggcattgcccttgcacagtggcagtgaaaatgtattggccgtgtgcagcagagcattgagaaacccactggcccaggcagctgctgccatgtggacacaagctctgctgcccaggagggtcccgtagtgcaggggtttgcagatggcaacgtagcggtcgtaggacatgacagtgagaagagaatactctgcaccaaacaagaaacatacaaagaagacctgggcagcacatcctgcaaaggaaatgaccctggtatcccagagtaagctggccatggatttggggacagtgatggagatggagcccaggtcgaggagggcgaggttgagcaggaagaagtacatgggggtgtggaggtgctggtcacaggctatggtggtgatgatgaggccgttgcccaggagggcagccaggtagatgcccaggaagagccagaagtgcaagagctgcagctcccgtgtgtctgtgaacgccaggaggaggaactgtgTGATG
This genomic interval from Caloenas nicobarica isolate bCalNic1 chromosome 28, bCalNic1.hap1, whole genome shotgun sequence contains the following:
- the LOC135999413 gene encoding olfactory receptor 14J1-like, yielding LHYGTLLGSRACVHMAAAAWASGFLNALLHTANTFSLPLCKGNALDQFFCEIPQILKLSCSNSYLSELGLLVVTLLAVFGCFIFILFSYVQILRAVLRIPSEQGRHKAFSTCLPHLAVVSLYASTGMFAHLKPPSISSPSLDLVVSVLYSVVPPAVNPLIYSMRNQELKDALWKFIP